A single window of Paenibacillus sp. SYP-B4298 DNA harbors:
- a CDS encoding glycoside hydrolase family 127 protein, translating into MMSNTRELQSAGRQPVPLEHVHIEDRFWSPSIRLVQDVVIPYQYETLHDRVPGVEPSHAVRNFEIAAGRAEGEFGGMVFQDSDVAKWLEAAAYSLMLRPDAELEQQTDQLIELVAAAQQPDGYLNTYYTVKEPGRRWTNLTDCHELYCAGHMIEAATAYYRATGKRSLLDVVCRFVDHIATVFGEEEGKLRGYDGHQEIELALVKLYQVTGERRYLDLSAFFINERGQQPSFLVEEWKRRGKISHWSNGASAGSPNLAYHQAHLPVREQEEAVGHAVRAVYMYTAMADLALHLQDESLLAACRRLWSNVTGKQMYITGGIGSTHHGEAFTFDYDLPNDTVYSETCAAIGLIFFAQRMLQLEPRGEYADVMERALMNTVIAGMAQDGKHFFYVNPLEVWPAACRHNPGKHHVKPTRPGWFGCACCPPNVARLLTSLGEYVYSSSADTLYVHLYIAGETEVQLAGGNSIRLEQESLLPWSGEVALTVEPAQEGEFTLAVRLPGWSRDTGLLINGEAVELAACSRDGYAYITRNWRKGDRVELSLDMSVQRMEAHPQVRANAGKAALQRGPLVYCFEEADNAAPLASLTLAAQDGEEADSAAKLLPGTACGLPEDAVIIELAGFRESDEGWSSHLYRPSAKARQATVLRAVPYYLWGNRGEGEMAVWLRT; encoded by the coding sequence ATGATGAGCAATACGAGAGAGCTGCAGTCGGCTGGACGTCAGCCTGTGCCGCTGGAGCATGTTCATATCGAGGACCGCTTCTGGTCACCATCGATTCGATTGGTGCAGGATGTGGTCATTCCGTATCAATATGAGACGCTGCATGATCGTGTGCCTGGCGTAGAGCCAAGTCATGCCGTCCGCAACTTCGAGATCGCTGCCGGGAGGGCGGAGGGCGAGTTTGGCGGGATGGTGTTCCAGGATAGCGATGTCGCCAAATGGCTGGAGGCGGCGGCTTACTCGCTGATGCTGAGGCCAGATGCTGAGCTGGAGCAGCAGACCGATCAACTGATCGAGCTGGTCGCGGCAGCGCAGCAGCCAGACGGGTATCTGAATACCTACTATACAGTGAAGGAGCCGGGGCGCCGCTGGACGAACCTGACCGATTGCCACGAGCTGTATTGTGCAGGTCACATGATTGAGGCGGCCACTGCATACTACCGTGCAACGGGCAAGCGCAGTCTGCTGGATGTGGTCTGCCGCTTCGTCGACCATATCGCGACCGTGTTTGGTGAAGAAGAGGGCAAGCTGCGCGGCTACGATGGTCACCAGGAGATCGAACTGGCGTTAGTGAAGCTGTACCAGGTGACAGGGGAGCGGAGGTATCTGGACTTGAGCGCTTTTTTTATCAACGAGCGCGGCCAGCAGCCGAGCTTCCTTGTTGAGGAATGGAAGCGCAGAGGGAAAATATCGCATTGGAGCAACGGAGCGTCGGCTGGCAGCCCGAATCTGGCTTATCATCAGGCTCATCTTCCTGTACGAGAGCAGGAGGAGGCTGTTGGTCATGCGGTACGCGCCGTCTACATGTACACAGCCATGGCTGATCTGGCGCTGCATCTGCAGGATGAGTCGCTGCTGGCGGCTTGCCGCAGATTATGGAGCAATGTTACTGGCAAGCAGATGTATATTACAGGCGGTATCGGCTCGACCCATCACGGCGAAGCGTTCACCTTTGATTATGATCTGCCCAATGATACGGTCTATTCGGAAACCTGTGCTGCTATCGGTCTCATCTTCTTCGCTCAGCGTATGCTGCAATTGGAGCCGCGGGGGGAATATGCCGATGTGATGGAGCGGGCGCTGATGAACACGGTTATTGCAGGCATGGCGCAAGATGGGAAGCATTTCTTCTATGTTAATCCGCTGGAGGTCTGGCCTGCTGCCTGCCGTCACAATCCGGGCAAGCATCATGTCAAGCCGACCCGACCAGGCTGGTTCGGCTGTGCCTGCTGTCCGCCTAATGTAGCCCGGTTGCTCACATCGCTTGGCGAATATGTCTACTCGTCCAGCGCCGACACGCTCTATGTCCATCTGTATATTGCAGGGGAGACGGAGGTTCAGCTGGCTGGCGGCAACAGCATCCGGCTGGAGCAGGAGAGTCTCCTGCCGTGGAGCGGTGAGGTCGCGCTGACTGTAGAGCCGGCACAGGAGGGCGAATTCACCCTCGCTGTCCGACTGCCGGGCTGGAGCCGGGATACCGGGCTGCTCATCAACGGGGAGGCTGTCGAGCTGGCTGCCTGCTCGCGTGATGGCTACGCCTATATCACTCGCAATTGGCGCAAGGGCGACCGGGTCGAGCTGAGCCTGGATATGTCCGTGCAGCGGATGGAGGCTCATCCGCAGGTGCGTGCCAATGCAGGCAAGGCGGCACTGCAACGCGGGCCGCTCGTCTATTGCTTCGAGGAGGCGGACAATGCCGCGCCGCTCGCCTCGCTGACGCTTGCTGCACAGGATGGGGAAGAGGCGGACTCCGCAGCCAAGCTGCTGCCTGGCACAGCATGTGGACTGCCGGAGGATGCGGTCATCATCGAGCTGGCAGGCTTCCGCGAGTCGGATGAGGGATGGAGCAGCCATCTGTATCGTCCATCCGCCAAAGCCCGCCAGGCTACGGTGCTGCGCGCCGTGCCGTACTATCTGTGGGGCAACCGCGGCGAGGGCGAGATGGCAGTGTGGCTGCGGACTTAG
- a CDS encoding sensor histidine kinase, with amino-acid sequence MRRLRWLSGRTLRFKLLAGFLLLVIPLVAFMIYNNIYAINVVRNQVAQSNKNMIILYMNQIDSKLEEVEKHLYNVAAEDTGLLVLEQPRSRDEDQYQFEKFQLYRNMLKDLGNYRSIDFFVMYSPANDDLMLASASHIEYREQLAADESLRSLLQTAGSIPDKRWFVHTFAGKDYLAHVVRYGGMYIGALSNAQQHIAPLSLLELGKDGRVFLVTEDYKPLADEDVTWAAQDIALDYAGSDYKLTGNDNAYILVGENSHRGNFGLAALIPNSAVLENLPFLRRIVTGITIGALIVLPLILLLLRKLILSPVNRIVRAMRRIEDGNLDIRIDPRASALEFEVMNHSFNRMIDQIQQLTVHVLTEQVQRQKAELRQLQLQINPHFFLNSLNIIYNLAQVRDYRLIQEMSHSLVQYFRFMFRSDSSLVPLGEELEHTYNYLRIQELRFPDDLTFRLALPDELRHVPVPPLMIQTFAENAIKHGMNAERPLHIEIIVSKEDRQENRQEEMLHICISDTGCGFQPEVLDKLQRHAHLDGADGEQIGIWNVRQRLQLLYEGRAQLRFSARSGGGATVEIQLPAADTISVLAGQQTQQASSILEGRGTNERIAAR; translated from the coding sequence ATGAGACGACTACGCTGGCTGTCGGGCAGAACGCTGCGCTTCAAGCTTTTAGCAGGCTTTCTGCTGCTTGTCATTCCACTCGTTGCATTCATGATCTATAACAATATATATGCCATTAATGTCGTGCGCAATCAGGTCGCACAATCCAATAAGAACATGATTATTTTGTACATGAATCAGATTGACAGCAAGCTGGAGGAGGTGGAGAAGCATCTGTACAACGTGGCTGCCGAGGATACGGGACTGCTCGTGCTGGAGCAGCCGCGCAGCCGCGACGAGGATCAGTATCAATTCGAGAAGTTCCAGCTATATCGCAACATGCTCAAGGACTTGGGCAACTACCGGAGCATCGATTTTTTTGTCATGTATTCGCCGGCTAATGATGATCTGATGCTCGCCTCCGCCAGCCACATCGAGTACAGAGAGCAGCTTGCAGCAGATGAGAGCCTCCGCAGCCTGCTCCAGACAGCAGGCTCGATCCCGGACAAACGCTGGTTTGTCCACACCTTCGCAGGAAAAGATTATTTGGCGCATGTCGTCCGCTATGGGGGCATGTATATCGGAGCACTCAGTAACGCACAGCAGCATATTGCACCGCTCAGCCTGCTGGAGCTGGGCAAGGATGGGCGGGTCTTCCTGGTAACCGAGGACTACAAGCCCTTGGCTGATGAGGACGTCACATGGGCCGCCCAAGACATCGCCCTTGACTATGCGGGCTCTGACTACAAGCTTACTGGTAACGATAATGCTTATATATTGGTCGGGGAAAATTCGCACCGCGGCAACTTCGGCCTCGCTGCGCTCATTCCCAACAGTGCTGTGCTCGAGAATCTTCCGTTCCTGAGACGGATTGTGACCGGCATTACAATCGGCGCACTCATTGTTTTGCCGCTCATTCTGCTGCTCCTGCGCAAGCTGATTCTGTCACCGGTGAACCGGATTGTCCGCGCGATGCGGCGCATCGAGGATGGCAATCTGGACATTCGCATCGACCCGCGCGCCTCAGCGCTCGAATTCGAGGTGATGAACCACTCGTTCAACCGAATGATTGACCAGATTCAGCAATTGACCGTTCATGTGCTGACGGAGCAGGTACAGCGGCAAAAGGCGGAGCTGCGGCAGCTCCAGTTGCAGATTAATCCGCATTTTTTCCTGAATTCACTGAACATCATCTATAATCTGGCGCAGGTCAGAGATTATCGGCTGATCCAGGAGATGTCGCACAGTCTCGTGCAATATTTCCGCTTCATGTTCCGAAGCGATTCCTCCTTGGTTCCGCTCGGAGAGGAGCTGGAGCATACGTATAACTACTTGCGCATCCAGGAGCTGCGGTTCCCGGATGATCTGACCTTCCGGCTGGCGCTTCCCGATGAGCTGCGCCACGTGCCTGTGCCGCCGCTGATGATTCAGACCTTCGCGGAGAATGCCATCAAGCATGGCATGAATGCAGAGCGACCGCTGCATATCGAGATTATCGTCTCGAAGGAGGACAGGCAGGAGAACAGACAGGAGGAGATGCTGCACATCTGCATCAGCGACACCGGCTGCGGCTTCCAGCCGGAGGTACTGGACAAGCTGCAGCGCCACGCGCATCTGGACGGCGCAGATGGCGAGCAGATCGGCATCTGGAATGTGCGCCAGCGGCTGCAGCTTCTGTATGAGGGCCGGGCGCAGCTTCGCTTCTCCGCCCGCTCTGGCGGAGGCGCGACCGTCGAGATTCAGCTTCCGGCTGCGGATACAATCAGCGTACTTGCGGGGCAGCAGACACAGCAAGCCTCATCGATTCTGGAGGGGAGGGGTACGAATGAGAGAATTGCTGCTCGTTGA
- a CDS encoding helix-turn-helix domain-containing protein, with protein MRELLLVDDEKHAVRGIRAGVSWEDMGFARVHEAYNVTMAKHVFEGRRIDVLICDIEMPQENGFELLEWVKEHSPTTETIFLTCHADFTYAQKALQLGSCDYMLKPVRYELLEGSVRKALDRLEKAEQEREKISFVETYAHYYKLWEAFQPLRLERYWQDLITRAVPATRESVREALQQQRVDCDDDSRFLIVLVSIQRWHKELTLREEKIMEYALRNALEELESVQEAGGQVIQLRSGALLAILRSGGPGSSSAASVEAQLNRYIAACNTYFFCDLCCYMGEPVLPEHIPDLYDALAEQEKHNVTFSNTVLRLQDQRSRTSAAPLPMMNGWTELLKYGKHAEVQREIASYLDQIRQAGGVDGRWLHAFYEDILQMMYHVLYYKGLRAHQVFSDMIKSDQEYAAKRSLADLGEWIKRLIHEVTRHMQTLDQEQSVVDKVRAYITSHLSEDLSRDDIASHVCLHPDYLARLFKGELGMTISEYVLQERIHKARELLAESTQPITAIAYELGYGNYSHFSKMFKKAVQMSPQEYRKLHQSS; from the coding sequence ATGAGAGAATTGCTGCTCGTTGATGATGAGAAGCATGCGGTGCGCGGCATTCGAGCCGGCGTATCTTGGGAGGACATGGGGTTCGCCAGAGTGCATGAGGCATACAATGTAACGATGGCCAAGCATGTATTCGAAGGACGGCGAATCGATGTATTGATCTGTGATATTGAAATGCCCCAAGAGAACGGCTTCGAGCTGCTGGAGTGGGTGAAGGAGCATTCGCCTACCACCGAGACGATCTTCCTTACCTGCCATGCGGATTTCACTTATGCGCAGAAGGCGCTGCAGCTCGGCAGTTGTGATTACATGCTCAAGCCGGTGCGGTATGAGCTGCTGGAGGGCTCCGTGCGCAAAGCCCTCGATCGGCTGGAGAAGGCGGAGCAGGAGCGGGAGAAGATCAGCTTCGTCGAAACCTACGCTCACTATTACAAGCTGTGGGAAGCCTTCCAGCCGCTGCGACTGGAGCGATACTGGCAGGATCTGATCACCCGCGCGGTGCCCGCGACAAGGGAGAGCGTGCGCGAGGCGCTACAGCAGCAGAGGGTGGACTGTGACGACGACAGCCGTTTCCTAATCGTGCTGGTCAGCATTCAGCGATGGCACAAGGAGCTGACGCTTCGTGAGGAGAAAATAATGGAGTACGCGCTTCGCAATGCCCTTGAGGAGCTGGAGTCTGTCCAGGAAGCCGGTGGTCAGGTGATCCAGCTTCGCAGCGGAGCGCTGCTGGCCATTCTTCGATCAGGCGGCCCCGGCTCTTCTTCCGCAGCTTCGGTAGAGGCACAGTTGAACCGTTATATTGCCGCCTGCAACACCTACTTCTTCTGCGACCTGTGCTGTTACATGGGCGAGCCGGTCTTGCCCGAGCATATCCCGGACCTGTACGATGCACTGGCAGAGCAGGAGAAGCATAATGTCACCTTCAGCAACACCGTACTTCGTCTACAGGATCAACGAAGCCGTACAAGCGCAGCTCCGCTGCCGATGATGAATGGCTGGACGGAGCTGCTCAAGTACGGCAAGCATGCCGAGGTCCAACGCGAGATCGCCAGCTATCTGGACCAGATTCGCCAGGCTGGCGGCGTCGACGGGAGATGGCTGCATGCGTTCTATGAGGACATTCTGCAGATGATGTACCATGTGCTCTACTATAAGGGGCTGCGCGCGCATCAGGTATTCTCGGATATGATCAAGTCGGATCAGGAGTATGCGGCCAAGCGCTCGCTTGCAGACCTGGGCGAATGGATCAAGCGCCTCATTCATGAGGTGACGCGTCATATGCAGACACTCGATCAAGAGCAATCCGTGGTAGATAAGGTGCGGGCCTATATCACCAGCCATCTGAGCGAGGACTTGTCGCGGGACGATATTGCAAGCCATGTCTGCCTGCATCCTGACTACCTGGCTCGACTATTCAAGGGAGAGCTGGGCATGACCATCTCCGAATATGTGCTCCAGGAGCGCATTCATAAGGCAAGAGAGCTGCTGGCTGAATCGACTCAGCCTATCACGGCTATAGCCTATGAGCTGGGCTACGGCAACTATTCCCACTTCTCCAAGATGTTCAAGAAGGCGGTGCAGATGAGCCCGCAGGAATACCGCAAGCTTCACCAATCCTCATAG
- a CDS encoding carbohydrate ABC transporter permease yields the protein MTVTKERVFQAGLHAAFGIIVILCLMPFVLLFTTSFSDETTVLIEGYSFVPSQWSLDAYRFLWQDAERIARAYGVTIVVTIVGTFLGLAVSALLSYPLARREMPLRKALAFFVFFTLLFNGGLVPTYLVYTHIFEMKNTLLALIIPGLLTNGFFVLIMRTFFMNSIPVPIIESASIDGAGEFKIFFTIVLPLSLPILATIGLMQTIGYWNDWFNGLIYITESKLFSLQNLLNRILLNAQFIQNNAASMNVTDVNTSTKIPMETVRMAMAVIGVVPLLCAYPFFQKYFVKGLVIGAVKG from the coding sequence ATGACGGTTACTAAGGAAAGAGTATTTCAAGCAGGACTGCACGCTGCATTCGGGATCATCGTGATCCTCTGCCTGATGCCGTTCGTGCTGCTATTCACGACCTCCTTCAGCGATGAAACGACGGTGCTGATCGAGGGCTACTCGTTCGTTCCCAGCCAATGGAGCCTCGATGCGTATCGGTTCTTGTGGCAGGATGCTGAACGCATCGCCCGCGCCTACGGTGTGACTATAGTTGTGACAATAGTCGGCACCTTTCTCGGTCTAGCCGTCTCTGCCCTGCTGTCCTATCCGCTGGCACGCAGGGAGATGCCGCTGCGCAAGGCGCTTGCCTTCTTCGTCTTCTTCACACTGCTGTTCAACGGAGGACTTGTGCCTACTTATCTGGTCTACACCCATATCTTTGAGATGAAAAATACGCTGCTAGCCCTAATCATTCCCGGCTTGCTGACCAATGGATTTTTCGTGCTGATTATGCGCACCTTCTTCATGAACTCGATTCCGGTGCCGATTATCGAATCCGCTTCCATAGACGGAGCCGGCGAATTCAAGATATTCTTCACCATTGTCCTGCCGCTGTCGCTGCCGATTCTGGCAACCATCGGTCTGATGCAGACCATCGGCTACTGGAATGACTGGTTCAACGGCCTGATCTACATTACCGAGAGCAAGCTGTTCAGTCTGCAAAACCTGCTGAACCGCATTTTGCTCAATGCCCAATTCATTCAGAACAATGCCGCTTCCATGAACGTGACGGATGTGAATACGAGCACCAAAATTCCGATGGAAACCGTGCGGATGGCTATGGCGGTGATCGGTGTCGTGCCGCTGCTCTGCGCTTATCCGTTCTTCCAGAAATATTTTGTCAAGGGTCTGGTCATCGGCGCAGTCAAGGGCTAG
- a CDS encoding ABC transporter permease — protein sequence MVMVLPGIIYLFINNYMPMFGLIIAFQDFNYSKALLENDWIGFKNFEYLFKTSDAWVITRNTLLYNIVFILLNTTVAIAIAIMLNEIKRKFLARFYQSVVLIPYLISMVIVGYLALAMLSGETGFVNKQLLPMLGIEPISWYSEAKYWPFILTIINVWKNVGYLCVIYLAAIIGIDPEYYEAAKIDGASKWQQIRAITIPLIMPVITIMTLLQIGRIFYSDFGLFYQVPLNTGALLSTTNVIDTYVYRALMNLGDIGMSSAAGMYQSVVGFVLVIVSNYIVSRRNRDNALF from the coding sequence ATGGTCATGGTGCTTCCCGGCATTATCTATCTCTTCATTAACAACTACATGCCGATGTTCGGCCTCATTATTGCCTTCCAGGACTTCAACTACAGCAAGGCCCTCTTAGAAAACGACTGGATCGGCTTCAAGAACTTCGAGTACCTGTTCAAAACGTCTGATGCCTGGGTCATTACCCGCAACACATTGCTGTACAACATCGTGTTCATTCTGCTGAATACCACGGTAGCGATCGCTATAGCCATCATGCTGAACGAGATCAAGAGGAAGTTCCTCGCCAGGTTCTACCAGAGCGTCGTCTTGATTCCGTATCTCATCTCCATGGTCATCGTCGGCTATCTGGCGCTAGCGATGCTCAGCGGCGAGACCGGGTTCGTTAATAAGCAGCTACTGCCGATGCTTGGCATCGAGCCCATCTCCTGGTACAGCGAGGCCAAGTACTGGCCGTTCATCCTCACCATCATTAACGTCTGGAAAAATGTCGGCTATCTGTGTGTCATCTATCTGGCCGCGATCATCGGCATCGACCCGGAATATTACGAAGCGGCCAAGATCGATGGAGCCTCCAAATGGCAGCAGATTCGGGCCATCACCATACCGCTCATTATGCCTGTTATCACGATAATGACGCTACTGCAGATCGGGCGCATCTTCTACTCGGACTTCGGCCTGTTCTATCAGGTTCCACTGAATACGGGAGCGCTCTTATCGACAACCAACGTCATCGACACCTATGTGTATCGTGCGCTGATGAACCTTGGCGACATCGGGATGTCCTCCGCAGCGGGTATGTATCAATCCGTTGTCGGCTTCGTCCTCGTCATCGTATCCAACTACATCGTCAGCCGACGCAATCGTGACAATGCGCTGTTCTAA
- a CDS encoding AraC family transcriptional regulator, with the protein MDRSYCLLPSLPLPYYLESGISCYAPGDAHPARRSIGVYDLILVQSGRLYVGENSHQWELAAGESLLLLPDAYHYPLSPCQEPTRFYWVHFQHGGCPNHPPSLDSSEPEPDRIRLPRYSRLKTPEQAYQKLDSLVRLAAQPRSASFWSQQQLFHELLRMLDEQTMNGGLSRVRAVAEAVEGYIRSHYRQPLTYAAMAKSLHYHYNYLTRCMKEIHGITPMEYLLRHRLEQARLLLLKTDWPVARIAEESGFESVSYFCRRFAQRWQRTPLQYRRQYTS; encoded by the coding sequence ATGGACCGTTCGTATTGTCTGCTCCCCTCTCTGCCGCTGCCTTACTATCTGGAGAGCGGCATCTCCTGCTATGCGCCAGGGGATGCACATCCCGCCCGCCGCAGTATCGGTGTCTACGATCTGATTCTCGTCCAATCCGGTCGGCTCTATGTGGGAGAGAACAGCCATCAGTGGGAGCTTGCTGCCGGAGAGAGTCTGCTGCTGCTGCCCGATGCCTATCATTACCCGCTCTCGCCCTGCCAGGAGCCGACCCGATTCTACTGGGTTCACTTCCAGCATGGAGGCTGTCCGAACCATCCACCATCTCTGGATAGTAGCGAGCCGGAGCCAGATCGAATACGGCTGCCGAGATACAGCCGGCTCAAGACGCCGGAGCAGGCGTATCAGAAGCTGGATTCGCTGGTGCGGCTTGCCGCGCAGCCGCGCTCGGCCTCCTTTTGGAGTCAGCAGCAGCTCTTTCATGAGCTGCTCCGAATGCTGGACGAGCAGACCATGAATGGCGGACTGTCACGTGTGCGCGCAGTCGCTGAGGCGGTAGAGGGCTATATCCGCTCCCACTACCGGCAGCCGCTCACCTACGCGGCGATGGCTAAAAGCCTGCATTACCATTACAACTACCTGACACGGTGCATGAAGGAGATTCACGGCATTACGCCGATGGAATATCTGCTTCGCCACCGTCTGGAGCAAGCGCGGCTGCTCCTGCTCAAGACGGACTGGCCGGTCGCACGCATTGCCGAGGAGAGCGGATTTGAGAGCGTATCCTATTTCTGCCGCCGTTTTGCCCAGCGCTGGCAGCGCACCCCGCTTCAATACAGGAGACAATATACCTCATGA
- the pepT gene encoding peptidase T — MQQELINRFTSYARINTQSDDSSPSCPSTPGQLELASKLVEELKEIGMSEVSMDEHGYVMATLPANTEEPVPVIGFLAHLDTATELTGANVQPQLVHNYDGGDIILNAAQGIVLSPRDFPALANYKGLTLITTDGTTLLGADNKAGIAEIMTAMHLLLRSPDIKHGKIRVAFTPDEEIGRGPHRFDVSAFGADYAYTVDGGPLGELEYESFNAAAATIVCKGVNVHPGTAKGKLLHSAKIAMELHSKLPAAEAPEHTEGYEGFYHLTSFTGNVEETRLHYIIRDFDKQGFEARKARLSAIVEELRERYGNERITLEMKDQYYNMRDRIEPVKKIVDIAHDAMTSLGIAPIVKPIRGGTDGSQLSYMGLPTPNIFTGGENYHGRYEFIPVEHMEQAVHVIVEIARRYPAAYGK; from the coding sequence ATTCAACAGGAGCTCATCAACCGCTTCACTTCCTATGCACGGATTAATACCCAATCGGATGACAGCAGCCCATCCTGCCCATCCACACCAGGACAGTTGGAGCTTGCCTCCAAGCTGGTCGAGGAGTTGAAGGAGATTGGCATGTCGGAGGTAAGCATGGACGAGCATGGCTATGTCATGGCAACGCTGCCCGCCAATACCGAGGAGCCCGTCCCCGTCATCGGCTTCCTCGCTCATCTCGATACAGCGACCGAGCTAACGGGAGCCAACGTGCAGCCACAGCTCGTCCACAATTATGACGGAGGAGATATTATACTTAACGCAGCGCAAGGCATTGTGCTGTCTCCCCGCGATTTTCCCGCGCTGGCGAATTACAAGGGGCTTACGTTGATAACGACCGACGGAACGACGCTGCTAGGTGCGGACAATAAAGCCGGGATTGCCGAGATTATGACCGCGATGCACCTGCTGCTGCGCAGCCCGGACATCAAGCATGGCAAGATTCGAGTGGCCTTCACGCCAGATGAGGAGATCGGGCGCGGGCCGCATCGGTTCGATGTATCCGCCTTCGGAGCCGACTATGCCTATACGGTCGATGGCGGGCCGCTGGGCGAGCTGGAATACGAGAGCTTCAATGCCGCCGCGGCAACCATCGTATGCAAAGGAGTGAATGTCCACCCTGGCACAGCCAAGGGCAAGCTGCTCCATTCCGCCAAGATCGCCATGGAGCTGCACAGCAAGCTGCCCGCCGCCGAAGCGCCGGAGCATACGGAGGGCTATGAGGGCTTCTATCATCTGACCTCCTTTACCGGCAATGTCGAGGAGACGAGGCTCCACTATATCATTCGCGACTTCGACAAGCAGGGCTTCGAGGCTCGCAAGGCACGTCTCTCCGCAATTGTCGAGGAACTGCGGGAGCGCTACGGTAACGAGCGGATCACACTGGAGATGAAGGACCAATATTACAACATGCGGGATCGGATCGAGCCGGTCAAGAAGATCGTCGACATCGCCCATGATGCGATGACCAGCCTCGGCATCGCGCCGATCGTCAAGCCGATTCGGGGCGGCACCGACGGCTCGCAGTTGTCCTACATGGGACTGCCGACACCGAATATATTTACAGGCGGAGAAAATTATCACGGCCGCTATGAGTTCATCCCGGTAGAGCATATGGAGCAGGCGGTTCATGTCATCGTCGAGATTGCTAGACGTTACCCCGCCGCATACGGCAAGTGA